Genomic DNA from Corynebacterium diphtheriae:
ATCAGCCTGCGGTGCAGGAGCTACAGGTGGGGCAGGAGCTACTGGAGGTGCAGGAAGCACCTTTGGTAGCTCAATGTGGGGAAGTTGATCTAAGAGTTGGGGTTGAGCGGGCGGGGCCTGTGGAGTGCTGTTTGGTGCCGATGTTTCAGTGTTGTGATCTGGGGTAGGCACTGATCCTTCGCTGCGAGGCGTTGATGGTGTCGCAGGAGCGCTCGACGTAGCGTTTTCTGGTGTGGCTTGTGCTGTTGAATGCGTCGTTGTTGCTGGCTGGTCGGCGTCGTAAGTAGGAAGGCGTCGCGTTTTTGCCGTGTGTGGCAACTCATTGTTGCGCAACTGCTTTGCAATATCTTCTTCCCACCGTTGGGAGTGCATTTCGGTGGCTGAGCCAGGTTGCGTCATTGCGCGGTGGGATAGGGAGTCTTGGCTGGAGACGTCTGGTGTGGCTGTCGCCGAAGGGGCCGGTTTGTCGGTACTGGTGCTATGAGCAACTGGAGTACCAGAGGCTGATGTGGTTGCTACGGCAGCAGGGCCGGCAATGGATTCATTTTTGCTGGCTAAGTTGTCGGTGCTTCCGAACTTCCACACTGCGACGCCAATAAAAACCGCGGCGGAGACTCCCGAGGCAATGAAAATGGCAAAGCGTCGGGTGTTGGTCATGGTCACTGGTTCTCCTCACGCGAGTCAGCAGCGCGCATGGCTGCTAGGTAGACGTCGTGGATACTCGGATGCGTCACAGTGACTACTGTGTCACATTTTGATAACAAAAGTCACGCTATCATAAAAATTATTTATGAGGAAGAGTGCATATGTGTTGCTCGACGGCAAGAGTGTTCCCTGCACAGTTGGGTGTGCAAGGAACGCGCATTAGTCTTTATGGGTATAACTTGTCCCTATAGGAAAACATTGCAATTTTCATCGTGTTCGTCTGATTTTGAAGCCGCAGATTATGCGTTGAGCATGGAATGACGAATACGTCTGAGACTTTTGGAAAGGTATCTACACCATGTCTGCATGGGAAACCGAGATTTTGTTGGAAGAAGTCAACGCTGATTTTCTCGACGAACTCAATGATTTGGACACGGAAGAAGTTGTCGAGGCTATCCGCGACGCATGTGTTCTTGCTGCCGGCGAGGGCAATGTTTCGGAAGACGAGCGCCAAAACGGGCGCGCAGCAGCCACCATTGTTGCTATCTGGGCTGGTGCACCATTTACTGATGCCGACGCAGTCAACGAACACTCATTCATCCGTGCCAATATCGGCGAAGGCGACGAGGAGCTCTATGAGGTTGCAGCTTCCTTGCTCGACACGGTGGAAACCGAGCATGACCTCGAGGCATTTACCGAGGCACTAAGCTAAGTTTCTTTTCCCAGCTTGTGTGTCACGTGCTACCTGTAGGCTGGGTTCGATTTGTTTCTGCACTCCCTTTTTTGACGCAATTTCCCCAAGGAGAGAATAGCCACGATGGCTGCTTTTGATTACAACGTGAAAGACCTCAGCTTGGCTGAGGCCGGCCGCCACCAGATTCGTCTAGCCGAGTATGAAATGCCTGGCCTTATGCAGTTGCGTGAGGAATACAAGCAAGAGCAGCCATTGGCGGGCGCTCGAATCACCGGTTCGATCCATATGACGGTTCAGACCGCAGTGCTTATCGAGACTCTAGTTGCCTTGGGCGCTCAGGTGCGTTGGGCTTCCTGCAATATTTTCTCTACTCAGGACGAGGCTGCCGCAGCTGTCGTCGTTGGTCCGCATGGCACTCCTGAAGACCCCCAAGGTGTCCCGGTGTTTGCGTGGAAAGGTGAGACGCTCGAAGAGTACTGGGACTGCGTAGATAAGATCTTTAGCTGGGGCGATGAGCTTCCTAACATGATCTTGGACGATGGTGGCGATGCCACCATGGCTGTGATCCGCGGTAAGCAGTTCGAGGAAGCTGGCATGGTCCCACCAGTCGAAGAAGGCGACTCGGATGAGTACCAAGCATTCCTTGGCATGTTGCGCAAGACCTTGGCAGAGCAGCCTGGTAAATGGACCGCCATTGCCGAGTCCGTCAAGGGCGTGACGGAAGAAACCACCACTGGTGTCCACCGTCTCTACCATTTCGCAGAAGAAGGCGTTTTGCCGTTCCCTGCAATGAACGTCAACGATGCAGTGACCAAGTCCAAGTTTGACAACAAGTACGGCACTCGCCATTCGCTTATCGACGGAATCAACCGCGCCACCGATATGCTGATGGGCGGAAAGAACGTGCTGATCTGTGGCTATGGCGATGTGGGCAAGGGCTGTGCAGAAGCCATGGCTGGCCAGGGTGCACGCGTAAAGGTCACCGAAGCTGATCCGATCAATGCTTTGCAGGCTTTGATGGATGGTTTCCCAGTGGTCCATGTTGATCAAGCTATTGGCGATGCCGACATTGTGATTACTGCGACTGGCAACATGGGCATCATCTCCTTTGAGCAGATGCTCGCTATGAAAGATCACGCAGTGTTGGGCAACATCGGCCACTTTGACAATGAGATCGACATGGCCTCGTTACTGCACCGCGATGATGTTTCGCGTGTGACCATCAAGCCACAGGTTGATGAGTTCACGTTGCCTAACGGCAAGTCCATTGTGGTGTTGTCTGAAGGTCGCCTTCTGAATTTGGGCAATGCAACCGGTCACCCTAGCTTTGTGATGTCTACTTCCTTTGCCGACCAGACCATTGCACAAATTGAGCTGTTCCAAAACGATGGCCGATACGTCAACGAGGTATACCGCCTGCCAAAGATCTTGGACGAGAAGGTCGCTCGTATCCATGTCGAGGCATTGGGTGGCACGATCACCGAACTGACAAAGGAACAAGCCGAATACATCGGAGTCGATGTTGCTGGCCCTTACAAGCCGGAGCACTACCGCTACTAATGATCATCGCGATTGAGGGTATTGATGGCGCTGGCAAGAACACTTTGGTCAGCGCCCTCAAGGAGCGTTTCGACGCCGATGTGATCGGTTTCCCGCGCTACGAGCAGTCCATTCATGCCAAGCTTGCGCAGCGTGCCTTATATGGCTCGATGGGAGATCTGACTGATTCTGCCTACGCGATGGCTACGCTGTTTGCGCTGGACCGCTACGACGCAAAGGCGGTGCTGGGGCATTATGTCGGGACGTCGAAAGTAGTGCTGTTGGATCGCTACGTGGCTTCTAACGCTGCTTATTCAGCTGCGCGAACTCGAAATGATGCCATGGTGCAGTGGGTTCAAGAACTCGAATTTGAGGAATTGGGCTTACCGGTACCCGATATTCATATTTTGCTGCATACCTCTCCGGAATTAGCCGCGCAGCGGACGCAACGCCGCGAGGCTGCCGACGCATCTCGCAAACTAGACCGCTATGAGGAAGATGCTGGTCTACAGGAACGAACCTTCCAAGCGTATGAGTCGCTGGCACAGCAAAAATGGATGTCTCCATGGCTGCTAGTACACCCAGATGAGTCACCGGATACGGTGGCACAACGAATTATTCAAGCGCTCAGTGCATAACTGAGACTACGATGAGGTGCTAAGACGCTTATTGGGCTCGCATGTGAGCCGCTTACATGGAAAGGACCACGGACGGTATGGCACCGAAAATTTTGGTTGTCGACGATGATCCTGCGATTTCAGAGATGCTGACCATCGTGCTGGAGGCCGAGGGATTTGAGCCGGTCGCGGTCACTGATGGGGCAGTAGCAGTTGATGCCTTTAGGACAGAATCGCCTGATCTAGTCCTACTCGATTTGATGCTGCCTGGTATGAACGGCATCGACATTTGTAGGATAATCCGGCAGGAATCGGCAGTTCCTATCGTCATGCTCACGGCGAAAACCGACACCGTGGACGTAGTCCTTGGTTTGGAATCGGGTGCAGATGACTACATCAACAAGCCGTTTAAGCCGAAAGAACTCATCGCTCGACTACGTGCACGCTTGCGTCGTACAGAGGACTCTCCGTCCGAAACCATTGAGATCGGGGATCTTACGATCGACGTCCTAGGCCACGAAGTCACTCGAGGAGATGAGGTAATTCAACTCACTCCTTTAGAGTTTGATTTGCTGCTTGAGCTTGCAAGCAAACCAGGGCAGGTGTTCACACGTGAGGAACTTCTGCAAAAAGTTTGGGGCTATCGCAATGCCTCAGACACGAGACTGGTGAATGTCCATGTGCAGCGACTGCGCTCAAAGATCGAGAAAGACCCAGAAAACCCGCACATCGTGTTAACAGTGCGCGGAGTGGGGTATAAGACAGGGCAGGAGTAGCTCGCTATTTATCGGGGTGTTTCTCGGGTACGTCATCGCATTGCAGAACTGTGGCGTACCTCGTTGCAATTTAAGGTTCTAGGCTCCATTTTTGCCGCTTCACTCGTGGTGATGATGGTGCTGGCATTTGTCTTGGTCAGTTTTGTTACCCAGCGATTGGTTAACACAAAACTGGATGTTGCCAGTTCTGAAATTGATCGAGCCCGTGCTTCAGTCGAGCAACAGATTGAATCAACAGGCTCATCGAGCAGCGTGCAAGTTCGACTCAATTCCGCGCGCGCGGTACTGACCAGTAGGGCAACAAGCGCGGACGATACGGCTGCCTATGAGCCTGTTCTTGTGGTGTCTAACCCCGATGGATCCACTGTTACTTCTCCTGATGGCTACCGCATTCCTGAACGATTGCGTAGCTTTGTAGACCAAGGGCAAGTCTCGTATCAATTTGCCACTATTGACCGTGTTGATGGCAGCACATACAAAGCCCTCATCATTGGTAGCCCTACGGCTTCTGATATTCCCAACACCCAGGTGTATTTGGTGTTGTCGATGGAATCGGATGAGGCAACTCTTGCGCTGCTACGCGGCCTATTTTCCGGTGCAGCGGTAGTCCTTGTTGTGCTCCTCGTGGGAATCACATGGTTGCTCACACAGCAGGTAATTACTCCTGTGCGTTCGGCTTCGCGTATTGCCGAGCGTTTCAGTTCGGGTCATCTGCGCGAACGCATGGTGGTTACGGGTGAAGATGAGATGGCACGACTAGCGATGAGCTTTAACTCGATGGCGGAGTCTTTGTCGCGGCAGATTCATCAGCTGGAAGAATACGGCAACCTGCAAAAACAGTTTACGTCGGATGTCTCACATGAGCTGCGTACCCCGTTGACAACGGTACGTATGGCTGCTGATCTCATTGTGGACGAAGCCGATGACCTTTCTCCTGGCACTCGACGAGCCTCGGAGTTGATGGTGCGTGAACTTGATCGCTTTGAGGCGTTGTTGGCGGATCTGCTGGAGATCTCGCGCCATGATGCCGGTGTAGCTGATCTTGCCGAAACAACCCTCGATATTCGAATTTGTATTTCTTCAGCGCATCAGCAAGTAGACCATCTTGCCCAAGAGCTCGGAGTAGACATCATCATTGATGTCCCTGAAAATCCGGTAGAGATCAAGGGCGATTCCCGTCGTATCGAGCGAATCCTTCGTAATCTTTTGGCCAACGCAATTGACCATTCTGAGGGCAAACCCGTCACCTTGCTGTGCCGTGAAAATGACGAGGCTGTATCCGTCGCGGTTATCGACCACGGGGTGGGCCTGAAGCCTGGTCAAGAAGACCTAGTATTTAATCGCTTTTGGCGAGCGGATCCTTCCCGAGTCCGCCACTCCGGAGGCACCGGTTTGGGCCTTGCCATCTCCCGAGAAGACGCCATTTTGCATGGTGGCCAGCTCAGTGCTGCGGGCCGCCCAGGGGTTGGAACTATGTTCCTGTTGACGGTTCCTCGTGTGCCTAAACAATCATTTACCGAAGCCCCTATTGAGTTAGCTGCCCCAGAGCCCCCGTTGGAGGACGCCGATGCGTAACCATGTTTCGAGGTATCTCACAGTATTGATCGCTGTGGGTTGTGCCGCAGCAACCGCTGCATGTACGTCGTTGCCATCGAACTCGGAACCTCAGGCGTTACGAAGCTTCGAGGCGTCTGCGTCGGAGGAGCCTCAAGGGCCGGTAGAAGACCAAGAGCCTGATTTGCTGCTTCGTGATTTTTACGAGGCAAATAACAATCCGCAGCAACGCTATTCGTTGGCACGTCGCTATTTGACGCATCGAGCGTCGCAAAGCTGGAATCCAGCGCCGGAAACGCTCGTACTCGATGGTATCGAAATCAATTCGGCGGCGGATAGTAGCACAAAAAATAGGCGTTACGACGTCCGCGGCCTCATCGTTGGTTCCATCGGTGAGGGCGGCGAGTATCGCCCACGCAACGAGCGTTATTCCACAACGATTGGCTTGGAAAAGGTAGATGGACAGTGGCGAATTTCTACCTTGCCGGATCAAATTGTGGTGCAAAGAAATGAGCTGTGGAACCATTACCGCCAAAAGCAGGTCTATTTCTTTGACACCTCTGGCACCACTTTGGTGGCGGATCGTCGTTGGATTTTCCAAGAAAAAATGGGGCATAACGATAACCACGAAAGTGCGTTGTTGTCGCTTATCCTCACAGGACCGTCGAAAAGCCTTGCTCCTGGTGTTGTCAACGAGGTGCCTTCGGGTGCTGCCTATGCGGGCTACCACGACGACTATTATCAGTTCACTGGGTTATCTTCGCTGGATGAAGACAGCCTCAAGCGTCTAACGGCGCAAAGCGTATGGACGCTCGCCCTAGCCGAAGTACCAGGTCCGTACCGTTTCAAGTTCGATGGGGCTACGATGAAGTCTCCGATTAACGGCTCCGAAGATCTAACTGTTGATGACTTCGCCGAATACAATCCGCTGCCTCAACAAGCCTTTGATAGTGGCCTGTATGCCTTCAATTCCAATGGCGTGAAGAAGCTTAATCAGGGGCTAGCAACCCCTACCACGGGCACGCTAGGTAATACCCATAACATCGAGTCGATGGTGGTGTCAGCGAAAACAGGCGCCACAGCTGCTGTGCGTACCACAGTCGAAGGAGATACAAAAACGTCGACGCTTATGCTCGGCCCTATCGGCGGACAATTTGTCGATGTGCTGAAAGCTCGCAGGCTGACTTCGCCGAGTTTCGAGCTTTCTTCCTCATCATTGTGGGTGGTCAAGGATTCTGATCAAGTCGTGCGCCTGTCGCGGTCATCGGAAAATGAGGGCATCGTAGAAACCGTTGTGGATACATCGGAGCTGGGTTCTTTAGGTAAAAATATTTCCGCATTGCAGCTTTCTCGAAGTGGTGTCCGCGCCGCATTTATTGTCGACGGAAGCGTGTACACCGCCACAGTGGCGCGACCCAACCCTGGTCAGCGAAAACTTGTCAATGTGCAAGAAATTATTCCATCGCTGGCGAATGTAGCTCAGTCACTCGCATGGCAGCCTAATGGCTCCTTGATCATCGGAACCTCTAAGCCAGATGCACCAGTGTGGATCGTTGCCCAAGACGGATCGTTGGGCTCTAAGCTTTCTGCAGGCAACATTGTTACACCTGTGATGAACGTGGCTGCTTCGCAGTCCACGTTGTATATCTCAGATGCGCGTGCAGCGTTGGAGCTGCCCAACTCTGATACCTCAACCACATATTGGCGTGAAGTCCAAGGCCTAGAAGGGAGCCGTTCAGTCTTGGTCGTGCCTCGGTAGCAACATTTAGGGGGAACATGATGGAATTGTTATTACCACGTTCGTGTGGGGGATGTGGACGAGCTGGTGTGCGATGGTGCCAGCGGTGCCAACGGCAATGGCTGGCACCCCCGCGACGTATTTCCACTACCACTGATCCTCATGTACCCGTGTGGTCCATGGGGGCATTCGGCCAGTCGCGCCGTCGATCGATCATTCATCTGAAAGAACGTGGTCGCCGCGACTTGATTCCATTCATTTCAGCTAGTGTGGCAGCTGCTGTGGAATATCTCATAGCGGCTGGTGAGCTAGATCATGATGCGATTTTGGTACCTGCTCCCACAAAGCGATCATCGGCGCGCAAACGCGGTGGAGATCCAGTGTATGCAGTATGCAAAAAGACCGGATACCGCTCTGAACAGGCGTTATGGGAGAAAGAATCGATGCGCGATTCCGTGGGACTTGATGTAGCTGCGCGACGACGCAACGTGATGGGCAAGGTGGAACTTGTGTCGCGTCCCTCTCGTCCGGTGCTTTTAGTGGATGATGTGGTGACAACGGGGGCAACGATAGCAGAGTCGGTAGCGGTGCTGACCAGTGCCGGAGTGAAAGTAAGGGGAGCTTTGGGGTGGGCTAGCTCTTAAGTTGGTGAAACCGGTAGCGAAAAGGTTATGACCAGATGTAGTGTTGGCAGTAGAAGTTGAACCCCGCCAGATAGCGGAAAGTAAGTATCCGACTTACTAAAAACCGTGGCGGCCGACTCAGGAAGGTACGTGATCATGACCACGCCTGCTGGAAGCAACGAGACCTTGAGCCCAGATGTCAAGGTGACAATCACCGGACGTAACGTAGAAGTGCCTGAGCACTTCGCGGAGCGGGTGAATACCAAGCTTGCAAAGATCTCCCGTCTCGATCCAACGCTGAACTTCTTCCATGTTGAGTTGCAGCATGAGCCAAACCCTCGTCGCTCTGAGCAATCTGATCGTATTCAGATCACCGCTACAGGTAAGGGTCACATCGCCCGCGCCGAGGCTAAGGAAGACAGCTTCTACGCTGCTCTTGAGACTGCGCTGGCTCGTATGGAGCGTTCGCTGCGTAAAGTAAAGGCTCGTCGTTCCATCTCCTTGTCCGGCCACCGTGCACCTTTGGGTACTGGCGAGGCTGCAGCTGAGCTTGTTAAGGAAGCGGAAGTTGCTCGCGAGGAAAACAAATACGATCACGATCCTTATGCCGACAAGGTAGAAGATGTCATCCCAGGGCAGATCGTTCGTACCAAGGAGCACCCATCTACTCCAATGAGCGTGGATGACGCTCTATCTGAGATGGAACTCGTGGGACACGATTTCTACCTCTTCGTTAACGAAGAAACCGGCCAGCCATCGGTGGTTTACCGCCGTCGCGCATTCGACTACGGCTTGATTTCTCTCGCTAAAGAAGGATAGGCCTTCTCCCAAAGTCAGCGCACGATATCGCTATTGCTGATAGCGCTATTGTGTTAGCCTAGGCTAAATTGAGAACCCAGATCTCCGGCACTCGGTGATCTGGGTTCTTGGTATAAGGTAGCAATGACCTAGAATGTCTACGTTAAGACGAAACTATTTTCAAAGGATTCAGTACACGTGTTTGGACTTTCCAAGATGCTTCGCGTTGGCGAAGGACGGGCCGTCAAGCGCCTGAAGAAGATCGCTGATGATGTGATCGCACTTGAGGCGGATTACACCGATCTTACTGACGAGGAGCTCAAGGCTAAGACCCATGAATTTCAAGAGCGCATTGCACAAGGTGAACCAGTAGATGACCTCTTGCTTGAGGCATTTGCGGTTGCCCGTGAGGCGTCGTGGCGCGTGCTGGGTCAGAAGCACTACCCAGTGCAGATTATGGGTGGTGCTGCGTTGCACTTTGGCAACGTAGCCGAGATGCGAACTGGTGAGGGTAAGACCTTGACCTGTGTGCTTCCGGCATACCTCAATGCTCTCGAAGGCAAGGGTGTTCATGTTGTTACCGTGAACGACTACTTGGCTAAGCGTGACGCTGAGTGGATGGGTCGTGTGCACCGCTGGCTAGGCCTTAATGTTGGTGTGATCTTGGCGAACATGCAGCCTGCGGAGCGTCGTGAAGCCTACAATGCTGACATCACTTACGGCACCAACAACGAGTTGGGCTTTGACTACCTGCGCGATAACATGGTGCGCTCTCTCGATGAGCTCGTTCAGCGCGGTCACCACTATGCGATCGTTGACGAGGTTGACTCCATTCTTATCGACGAGGCACGTACGCCGCTAATTATTTCTGGTCCAGTAGAAGGATCATCGCAGTGGTATAGCGTTTTCGCTCAGATCGTTCCTCGTATGACTCGCGACATCCACTAT
This window encodes:
- a CDS encoding DUF4259 domain-containing protein; this encodes MSAWETEILLEEVNADFLDELNDLDTEEVVEAIRDACVLAAGEGNVSEDERQNGRAAATIVAIWAGAPFTDADAVNEHSFIRANIGEGDEELYEVAASLLDTVETEHDLEAFTEALS
- the mtrB gene encoding MtrAB system histidine kinase MtrB, with translation MQFKVLGSIFAASLVVMMVLAFVLVSFVTQRLVNTKLDVASSEIDRARASVEQQIESTGSSSSVQVRLNSARAVLTSRATSADDTAAYEPVLVVSNPDGSTVTSPDGYRIPERLRSFVDQGQVSYQFATIDRVDGSTYKALIIGSPTASDIPNTQVYLVLSMESDEATLALLRGLFSGAAVVLVVLLVGITWLLTQQVITPVRSASRIAERFSSGHLRERMVVTGEDEMARLAMSFNSMAESLSRQIHQLEEYGNLQKQFTSDVSHELRTPLTTVRMAADLIVDEADDLSPGTRRASELMVRELDRFEALLADLLEISRHDAGVADLAETTLDIRICISSAHQQVDHLAQELGVDIIIDVPENPVEIKGDSRRIERILRNLLANAIDHSEGKPVTLLCRENDEAVSVAVIDHGVGLKPGQEDLVFNRFWRADPSRVRHSGGTGLGLAISREDAILHGGQLSAAGRPGVGTMFLLTVPRVPKQSFTEAPIELAAPEPPLEDADA
- the lpqB gene encoding MtrAB system accessory lipoprotein LpqB, whose translation is MRNHVSRYLTVLIAVGCAAATAACTSLPSNSEPQALRSFEASASEEPQGPVEDQEPDLLLRDFYEANNNPQQRYSLARRYLTHRASQSWNPAPETLVLDGIEINSAADSSTKNRRYDVRGLIVGSIGEGGEYRPRNERYSTTIGLEKVDGQWRISTLPDQIVVQRNELWNHYRQKQVYFFDTSGTTLVADRRWIFQEKMGHNDNHESALLSLILTGPSKSLAPGVVNEVPSGAAYAGYHDDYYQFTGLSSLDEDSLKRLTAQSVWTLALAEVPGPYRFKFDGATMKSPINGSEDLTVDDFAEYNPLPQQAFDSGLYAFNSNGVKKLNQGLATPTTGTLGNTHNIESMVVSAKTGATAAVRTTVEGDTKTSTLMLGPIGGQFVDVLKARRLTSPSFELSSSSLWVVKDSDQVVRLSRSSENEGIVETVVDTSELGSLGKNISALQLSRSGVRAAFIVDGSVYTATVARPNPGQRKLVNVQEIIPSLANVAQSLAWQPNGSLIIGTSKPDAPVWIVAQDGSLGSKLSAGNIVTPVMNVAASQSTLYISDARAALELPNSDTSTTYWREVQGLEGSRSVLVVPR
- a CDS encoding ComF family protein; the protein is MELLLPRSCGGCGRAGVRWCQRCQRQWLAPPRRISTTTDPHVPVWSMGAFGQSRRRSIIHLKERGRRDLIPFISASVAAAVEYLIAAGELDHDAILVPAPTKRSSARKRGGDPVYAVCKKTGYRSEQALWEKESMRDSVGLDVAARRRNVMGKVELVSRPSRPVLLVDDVVTTGATIAESVAVLTSAGVKVRGALGWASS
- the hpf gene encoding ribosome hibernation-promoting factor, HPF/YfiA family encodes the protein MTTPAGSNETLSPDVKVTITGRNVEVPEHFAERVNTKLAKISRLDPTLNFFHVELQHEPNPRRSEQSDRIQITATGKGHIARAEAKEDSFYAALETALARMERSLRKVKARRSISLSGHRAPLGTGEAAAELVKEAEVAREENKYDHDPYADKVEDVIPGQIVRTKEHPSTPMSVDDALSEMELVGHDFYLFVNEETGQPSVVYRRRAFDYGLISLAKEG
- the ahcY gene encoding adenosylhomocysteinase translates to MAAFDYNVKDLSLAEAGRHQIRLAEYEMPGLMQLREEYKQEQPLAGARITGSIHMTVQTAVLIETLVALGAQVRWASCNIFSTQDEAAAAVVVGPHGTPEDPQGVPVFAWKGETLEEYWDCVDKIFSWGDELPNMILDDGGDATMAVIRGKQFEEAGMVPPVEEGDSDEYQAFLGMLRKTLAEQPGKWTAIAESVKGVTEETTTGVHRLYHFAEEGVLPFPAMNVNDAVTKSKFDNKYGTRHSLIDGINRATDMLMGGKNVLICGYGDVGKGCAEAMAGQGARVKVTEADPINALQALMDGFPVVHVDQAIGDADIVITATGNMGIISFEQMLAMKDHAVLGNIGHFDNEIDMASLLHRDDVSRVTIKPQVDEFTLPNGKSIVVLSEGRLLNLGNATGHPSFVMSTSFADQTIAQIELFQNDGRYVNEVYRLPKILDEKVARIHVEALGGTITELTKEQAEYIGVDVAGPYKPEHYRY
- the mtrA gene encoding MtrAB system response regulator MtrA is translated as MAPKILVVDDDPAISEMLTIVLEAEGFEPVAVTDGAVAVDAFRTESPDLVLLDLMLPGMNGIDICRIIRQESAVPIVMLTAKTDTVDVVLGLESGADDYINKPFKPKELIARLRARLRRTEDSPSETIEIGDLTIDVLGHEVTRGDEVIQLTPLEFDLLLELASKPGQVFTREELLQKVWGYRNASDTRLVNVHVQRLRSKIEKDPENPHIVLTVRGVGYKTGQE
- a CDS encoding dTMP kinase, which gives rise to MIIAIEGIDGAGKNTLVSALKERFDADVIGFPRYEQSIHAKLAQRALYGSMGDLTDSAYAMATLFALDRYDAKAVLGHYVGTSKVVLLDRYVASNAAYSAARTRNDAMVQWVQELEFEELGLPVPDIHILLHTSPELAAQRTQRREAADASRKLDRYEEDAGLQERTFQAYESLAQQKWMSPWLLVHPDESPDTVAQRIIQALSA